Genomic window (Hydrogenimonas cancrithermarum):
CCGCCTCTGGGTCTGTGAAAACGGAAATACCGAAGAGATTCTCCTCGATCCGGCCGATTTCGGTATAGAGTACAAAAAGTCGTTCGATCGCATCGACGAAGCCGAAGCCCTGGAGATGGTGAAAAATCCCTCCGACGGGTTGATGCAGATCGCGAAACTCAACGCCGCCCTTTGGCTCTTCGCCAAAAGCGAAGCCCCAAGTATCGAAGAAGCCTGGACACTGCTGAATGGATAAATTCTCCAATCACGTCAAAAACATTCTCCACGGCTTCTTTCTCGCCGTCGGCACCACGGTCGCCGAGCCGGCCACGATTCTACCGCTGATGGTCAACTACTTCGGTGGCAGTCCGGTGCTCATCGGCTTTTTCAGCGGCCTTCTGCGCGGCGGCGCGGTGCTGATGCAGCTCTTCGCTGCCTACAAAGCGCAACACTACGCCCGTATGCTCCCCTACCTGCGCCGCGTCTTCATCGCCCGCTTCCTGTCGTGGTTTTCGATCGGTGTGGCGATCATGCTCTTTGGTAAAGAGTACCCGACGCTGACCCTCTGGTGCATCGGCATCGGCCTCTTCTTCTTCTCCTTCAGCGCCGGGTTCGGGGCGATCTACTTCCGTGAGATCGTCGCGAAGATTTTCACCCACAAATTCCGCGGCAAGACGATGGCGTGGCGGCAGTTTTTCGCGGGGCTCGGCTCCATTATCAGCGGTGCCGTGGCCGCATATGTCCTCGAAGCTTTCGAACCACCCTACGACTTCGGTTACCTCTTCATGCTCAGCGCCATTCTGATGGGAGTTGGGCTTCTGGCTTTCGCCACTGTCGAAGAGCCCGTCAAGGAGCATTTCGAAACGAAGATCGAATCGTTCACCGGTTTTTTGAAACACGCCCTTGAAATCCTGAAAGCCGACAAACAGCTGCAGACTCAGATTTTGACCTTTCTTTTCGCCTATAGCTACCTCATTGCCCTTCCGTTCATCATCCTCGACGCCAAAGAGACCATCGACCTGACAGGCACCGCCATCGGTCTTCTTATCACGACTCAGATGATCGGTGCGATGGTCAGCAACATCGTCTGGGGGAAACTGGGGGCCGCAGGCCGCTACCGCCTCATCGCCAACATTGCCATCGCGATGCAGCTGGCCGCCGTC
Coding sequences:
- a CDS encoding MFS transporter encodes the protein MDKFSNHVKNILHGFFLAVGTTVAEPATILPLMVNYFGGSPVLIGFFSGLLRGGAVLMQLFAAYKAQHYARMLPYLRRVFIARFLSWFSIGVAIMLFGKEYPTLTLWCIGIGLFFFSFSAGFGAIYFREIVAKIFTHKFRGKTMAWRQFFAGLGSIISGAVAAYVLEAFEPPYDFGYLFMLSAILMGVGLLAFATVEEPVKEHFETKIESFTGFLKHALEILKADKQLQTQILTFLFAYSYLIALPFIILDAKETIDLTGTAIGLLITTQMIGAMVSNIVWGKLGAAGRYRLIANIAIAMQLAAVVLAFFADSLPTYMLIFFLFGAAADGNRIASSNLILILAPEAKRPLYVAVQMNIVSLGMFFSILGGFVLHFGSYTLLYAIAAAALLFALVMSFRLKDSLN